GGAAAATATGGCCGGAGCGTGCGGGCAGCACGCCCATGATGCACTGGAGCAGCGTGGTTTTGCCCACGCCGTTACGCCCCATGAGGCAGGCGCACGAACCGGCCTTCAACGTAAGGTTGACGTCGCGCAGGATGTGGCTTTCGCCATAAAACTGGTTAAGATCTGTGATATGCAGCATTACGCTCCTCCTGGAGCATGGGGCTCGAAAATTGGCTGTTTGCAGCGGCTGTCCACCCAGGATTGGCCGGCGGCTGACCAGGGGGCCAGACAGAGCAACCTGCTGGAAATCTGCATCTAGGCAGCACCCAGCGGTTCACCCAGATAGGCCTCCACCACGGCGGGGTGGTTCTGCATCTCGTCCATGGTGCCCTCGGCCAGCACGCTGCCCTGATGCAGCACCGTGACCCTGTGGGCAATGGCCCGCACAAATTCCATGTCGTGCTCCACCACCATGATGCTCTGTTCGCCTTCAAGGTCGTGCAGCAGATCGATGGTGCGGTCCATTTCTTCAGGCGTCATGCCCGCAACGGGTTCGTCCAGCAGCAGAAGCTGCGGTTTCTGCATGAGCAGCATGCCGATTTCAAGCCACTGCTTCTGCCCGTGCGAGAGCTTGCCTGCCTGCAAACGGGCCAGTTCCGTCAGACGGATGCGGTGCAGCACTTCTTCAATAAAGACTTTGTCGTCGGCAGAGAGCCGCGCGCGGAACGTGGGCCATACCCTTTTGTCGCCAGCCAGGGCCAGTTCCAGATTTTGCAGCACGCTCAGGGCCTCGAACACCGAGGGCTTCTGGAACTTGCGGCCAATGCCGGCCTGGGCGATGGCGACCTCATCCATCTGCAGCAGGTTGCAGGTGCGGCCAAACCATGCGGAGCCGGCGTCAGGCCGGGTTTTTCCGGTGATCACGTCCATCATGGTGGTCTTGCCCGCGCCGTTGGGGCCGATAACGCAGCGCAGCTCGCCCTTGTCCACATAGAAGGTCAGGTCATTGAGCGCCTTGAAGCCGTCAAAGCTCACGCTGATTTTTTCCATGTACAGCGCGATGTCCGGCTTGGACATCATGTGGCGCGGGGGCCGGGCGCGCAGCTTCAGGGGGCGCTTGTCAAAGGGGGGGTGCGTTTCTTCGTAGACGCGGGCAGCTTCGGCCACGTCATCGAGGCTGCGCCCGTGCAAAATATCCTGCTGGGTCTTCATGCTGCGGCTCCTTCTTTGGCGGAATCGGCGGGGGAACCTGGCGTTGCGCGGTTGCGCCACTGCTCGGGCAAACCCGCCAGACCCTGGGGCAGGAAGACAGTCACCAGCACAAACATGCCGCCAAGGGCAAACAGCCATGCTTCGGGCATGACCGCCGTAAACCACGTTTTGAAGGCATTGACGGCAAAAGCGCCAAGCACCGCGCCATAGAGTCGCCCACGGCCCCCCAGCGCCACCCAGACCACAATTTCAATGGAATTGAGGGGAGAAAATTCGCCGGGGTTGATGATGCCCACCTGCGGCACATACAGAGCGCCGCCAATGCCCGCCAAAACGGCGGAAAGCGTGAACACCGCCACCTGATACCGCTCCACCCTGTAGCCGATAAAACGCACGCGGCTTTCCGCATCACGCACGGCCACGCACACGCGCCCAAGGCGCGATGCCGTGACAGCCCTGCACAGGAAGTAGCCAGCCATGAGCGCCACGGCGGAGCAGGCGAACAGGGTTGTGCGCATGCCGTCTGTCTGCAATCCGAAGCCCAGCAAGGTCTTGAAGTCCGTAAGGCCGTTGTTGCCGCCAAAGCCCATTTCGTTGCGAAAAAAGGCCAGCAGAAGGGCATAGGTCATGGCCTGGCTCATGATGGAAAAATAGACGCCCGAAACCCGCGATCCAAAGGCCAGCCTGCCAAACACATAGGCCAGTATGCCGGGCAGCAGCACCACCAGCAGCAGCGCCACCACAAAGTATTCGCTGCCCTGCCAGAACCAGGGCAGCTCCTTCCAGTTCAGAAAAACCATGAAGTCCGGCAGATTGGCATTGCCGTATACGCCGCGCGCGCCTATCTGCCGCATGAGGTACATGCCGAAGCCGTAGCCCCCAAGAGCGAAAAACGCGCCGTGCCCGAGGCTGAGCACACCCATGAAACCCCAGACTAGATCGACGGAAAGGGCCAGCAGGGAGTAGGTCAGATATTTGCCCAGCAGGGTGACCATGTAGCCCGGCACGTGCAAGGCGCTGCCTGCGGGCAGCAGGCTGCCCACGACCACAGCCAGCGACAGCACGGCGGTGACAGCCAGAAAATTGCGGGTAGGCGTGTTGAGCAGCCTTTCGCGTTCAAAGATGTCTGTCGCCATTTACGCCTCCACCGCACGGCCCTTTTGCGGGAACAGTCCGCGCGGGCGCTTCTGGATGAACAGGATAAGGCAGACCAGAATGATGATCTTGGAGAGCATGGCCCCGCTGGCAGGCTCCAGAAACTTGTTGGCAATGCCCAGGGCCAGTCCGCCTGTCAGCGTGCCCCAAAGGTTGCCCACGCCGCCAAACACCACAACCATGAAGGAATCCACAATGTAGGTCTGACCCAGGTTGGGGCCAACGTTGGAAACCTGGCTCAAGGCCACGCCAGCCATGCCAGCCACGCCGGAGCCAAGGCCAAAGGTCAGCGCGTCCACGCGCGAGGCGCGTATGCCCATGCAGCGGGCAATGGCCCTGTTTTGCGATACCGCGCGCACCTCAAGCCCCAGCCGGGTGCGGTGCATGGCCATATGGATGAGGGCAAACACGCCAAGACAGAAAA
This DNA window, taken from Desulfovibrio sp. 86, encodes the following:
- the urtD gene encoding urea ABC transporter ATP-binding protein UrtD translates to MKTQQDILHGRSLDDVAEAARVYEETHPPFDKRPLKLRARPPRHMMSKPDIALYMEKISVSFDGFKALNDLTFYVDKGELRCVIGPNGAGKTTMMDVITGKTRPDAGSAWFGRTCNLLQMDEVAIAQAGIGRKFQKPSVFEALSVLQNLELALAGDKRVWPTFRARLSADDKVFIEEVLHRIRLTELARLQAGKLSHGQKQWLEIGMLLMQKPQLLLLDEPVAGMTPEEMDRTIDLLHDLEGEQSIMVVEHDMEFVRAIAHRVTVLHQGSVLAEGTMDEMQNHPAVVEAYLGEPLGAA
- the urtC gene encoding urea ABC transporter permease subunit UrtC → MATDIFERERLLNTPTRNFLAVTAVLSLAVVVGSLLPAGSALHVPGYMVTLLGKYLTYSLLALSVDLVWGFMGVLSLGHGAFFALGGYGFGMYLMRQIGARGVYGNANLPDFMVFLNWKELPWFWQGSEYFVVALLLVVLLPGILAYVFGRLAFGSRVSGVYFSIMSQAMTYALLLAFFRNEMGFGGNNGLTDFKTLLGFGLQTDGMRTTLFACSAVALMAGYFLCRAVTASRLGRVCVAVRDAESRVRFIGYRVERYQVAVFTLSAVLAGIGGALYVPQVGIINPGEFSPLNSIEIVVWVALGGRGRLYGAVLGAFAVNAFKTWFTAVMPEAWLFALGGMFVLVTVFLPQGLAGLPEQWRNRATPGSPADSAKEGAAA